The nucleotide window GGCCGAACGTCCCGTTTCCCACGCTCCCCCACACCGGAATTCCAGCATTCATCAATGTCCGGGCGTAAAATCAGCGTGATGTGCTTTGCGGTCTGCTCTCCTCTCCTTGCGGGAACACCGGTCGGGACTGCCTGCGTCGGACGACGCTCCCGATGCCGACGGATGAGAACGACGAGCGGGCCGTACTGCACGAGAAGAGAGTTTTGAGGAGTAGACAACTTGCCAGAGTTTCCCCCTGACAAGCACGGACCGAACGGGAACGACCCCGATTCTCCCGCCGCAGGTCGTCGGCTCCGCGCCTCCTCTCGTCCCCGTTTCCGCGGCGACACGGCCGCCAGCGACAATGGCGATTCACCACCGTCGCACTCCCGCCAATCCCCCACCGGCGCATTCGAACCGCGCAGCTCCCGGTCTGATTCCGACCGGCCCCGTCGTTCCCAGTCCGACTCCCGAGGACGATCTTCCCGTGCAGACGTCGGCGACGACGCCTACACCAGTGCCCGTCCCGCACAGCCGAAATCCTCCGCAGCCCCGACCCCGCGTCCGGTCGCCCCGCGGACCCGACGCGAGGCTCGCATGCTGCGTGCCGCAGCCGCCAGCGGAGCTTCCGCAGCCGGCGTTGCCGCCGCCGCAGGATCGAACACTCCTGATGACCCGCACTCCGACACGCCGGGTTCAGCCGATCGCAGGTCAGCCCGCCGAGCCGACCACGATGCCCCGCGCACGTTCGCACGGCAGGACAGGACCGCCTCGGCGAGCGACGACGGCGAAGCCGGCGACTCACCCACCAGCCGCCGCGAAGCACGCGAACGACTCGCCGCCGAAGGCCGTGAGCGCGGCCGCGGTCGCGGTTCTCGCGACCGCACGGCGGCAGCCGACCGCAAGCAGACCGGCGCTCGTGCGGCTGCCGGCGCAGGCGGATCCACGGGTGGCCGCGATACCGAGGCGGCTCGAAACAGCGACTCGGCGGGCCACGGGCCCGCACGGGCGCGCCGGCATTCCTCCCGCCTCGGCGAGACCTTCCCCAGCCTTGTCGGCTGGACCTCGCTGAGCACACTGCTTCCCGGCATCGGGCTGCTGCGCACTCGCTTCCGGCCCGCCGGTCTCTTGGTGTTCGGGCTCTTCGTCCTCACGCTGATCGTCGGACTCATCTATCTGCTGGTCAAGGGACCGGTTCGAGCGGTCGCGACCGTGATTGCCAGCCCGACGACGCTGAACTTCCTCGCCATCGCTGCGGTGCTCGTGGCGGTGATCTGGATCCTCGTGATGGTCGTGTCCCACCTCGGGCTGCGGCGCGGGCACCGATATCGGCCCTGGCAGAACAAGCTTGCCGGCGTCCTCGTCGTCTCCCTGGCACTGATCATCGGCATTCCGCTGGGCGTCGGCTCGGTGTTCGCCCGCGTGCAGTCATCAACGGTGGCCAGCCTCTTCGGCGACAGCACCGGCAAGGCCCACAGCGCTGAGGAACTCTGGGCGGACAAGCCCTATATCAACGTATTCCTCATGGGCCGCGACAACGGCGACGACCGTGAGGGCACCCGCCCCGATACGATGCTCGTGGCCTCGATCGACACGAAGACCGGCAACGCCGCGCTCATCTCCGTGCCCCGCAACCTCGCGTTCCCGATCTTCCCCGAAGGCAGCGAACTCGAGAAGCAGTGGCCCGACGGTTTCCGTCCCTCCGGCAACTCCTCGGAGGACCTCATCAACGCCGTCTGGCAGTGGGGCGAGCAGAACCCGGACCAGATCGGCAATGCGCACGGCCTCGAACCGGGAATGTGGACGACGATGCAGGCCGTCGAGGGCTCCCTGGGACTCAAACTCGACTACTGGGCAGCGGTCGATATGGCCGGATTCGAAGACGTCGTCGATGCCATCGGCGGAGTCAAGATCGACGTCGAACGCCCCATCCCGATGGGCGGCGGAAAATCGATGTCCGGCGTGAAGAACGAAGTCTACGGCTGGGTCGACCCCGGTCCGCAGACGCTCAAGGGCAAGGACGCACTGTGGTATGTCCGCTCCCGTGAGGGCAGCGACAACTACGACCGCATGTGTCGTCAGCAGCGGATGCTCAAGACGACACTCGAACAGGTCGACCCGCAGGAGATCGCCTCGGCCTATCCGAAGCTCGCGAACTCCGCAACCCGGAACATCGCCACCTCGATTCCACAGAACGAGATCCCTGCGTTCATCGAACTCGCCCTCATGATGCAGAAGGGCGACGTCACC belongs to Brevibacterium spongiae and includes:
- a CDS encoding LCP family protein, with the translated sequence MPEFPPDKHGPNGNDPDSPAAGRRLRASSRPRFRGDTAASDNGDSPPSHSRQSPTGAFEPRSSRSDSDRPRRSQSDSRGRSSRADVGDDAYTSARPAQPKSSAAPTPRPVAPRTRREARMLRAAAASGASAAGVAAAAGSNTPDDPHSDTPGSADRRSARRADHDAPRTFARQDRTASASDDGEAGDSPTSRREARERLAAEGRERGRGRGSRDRTAAADRKQTGARAAAGAGGSTGGRDTEAARNSDSAGHGPARARRHSSRLGETFPSLVGWTSLSTLLPGIGLLRTRFRPAGLLVFGLFVLTLIVGLIYLLVKGPVRAVATVIASPTTLNFLAIAAVLVAVIWILVMVVSHLGLRRGHRYRPWQNKLAGVLVVSLALIIGIPLGVGSVFARVQSSTVASLFGDSTGKAHSAEELWADKPYINVFLMGRDNGDDREGTRPDTMLVASIDTKTGNAALISVPRNLAFPIFPEGSELEKQWPDGFRPSGNSSEDLINAVWQWGEQNPDQIGNAHGLEPGMWTTMQAVEGSLGLKLDYWAAVDMAGFEDVVDAIGGVKIDVERPIPMGGGKSMSGVKNEVYGWVDPGPQTLKGKDALWYVRSREGSDNYDRMCRQQRMLKTTLEQVDPQEIASAYPKLANSATRNIATSIPQNEIPAFIELALMMQKGDVTSVQINNDVTPTYDPDFDVLHKWILGEVKGASDGEETPKPTNDGSESQDSGSGSESGDESAAANEPADSADSGEQSTDEAGSAEGGSEEGAEATATPGEPNAEGKCYPKGFKPGDDFPGYPGPDAGTDEQG